One Pontibacter deserti genomic region harbors:
- a CDS encoding SusC/RagA family TonB-linked outer membrane protein: MKKSLLLSFIFVFALVVQVLAQNRTVTGKVTDQETGQGLPGVTVLLKGTSTGTATGVDGNFSLSVPAAGGTLLFTYIGFDAKEVAISNQSTVNVQLNASSTEISEVVVVGYVEQDVKKITGSVATVSAAKIEQVPIATFDQILQGRAPGLQVSAGSGQPGSSSRVRIRGNSSINGSNDPLYIVDGVPIDANVFATINPNDFASINILKDASATSLYGSRASNGVILVTTKRGTAGKTRLTYRTQYGVSTPTRQKFDMMSTAEKIEFEKYLYSQGVTAGAVGAFYGRTKLPTTNAQYLTMEEAEAAIAELGTINTNWSEEIFRNAKTQSHEVNASGGDAKTKFYVSGAYYEQEGIALRSDLERYTGRVNIDHDTQDKLKFGLSSSMGYSKSNFIESEGAVNLNNPFAAAYLYNSYERIKNPETGKYETPATGINVFERTENQSNTNDEIKGIGNAYAEYEVFKGLTLKSLVGIDYRSRTFDRLISPLSTAGAGATGGQGSLNQASNRRVKLINTNTANLVRSFGDRHYVNFVLGNETLTEKFRSTTYTGYGIDPKRPVAAGITQGTTTNGFIPVVGGTQTENALVSYFGNGTYTLDGRYNFSAGLRRDGSSKFGANNKWATFYSLGAGWNISDENFMKGIEFINDLKLRVSYGTSGNQDLGTNADFPSLGLFGTSTYEGISGIAPIAPENPDLKWEKSNKFNIGLDYSILDRRLYGSVDVYNNITTDLFINTQLSRTSGFTTLQRNVGEMRNRGIEIAISTDIIRGADFNWTTTLNFAYNDNEILDLFQEREFELGTSIVREGLPLGTHYVPTWAGVNPANGDPLYYDLEGNVTNVFSDDYAQPQGTFNPPITGGFNSTVSYKGLELSTFFSFVQGNQLFNNNTFFITNPNFASFNQSREMLEIWKTPGQVTDIQRLGTERQFTTKDLEDGSYLRFRNATLAYNVPQDISSKLKLGSVRAFVQAQNLFTLTKFTGFDPELDNNIQQFDYPVPRTYTVGFDIGF; the protein is encoded by the coding sequence ATGAAGAAGAGTTTACTACTCAGTTTCATTTTTGTGTTCGCGCTTGTGGTGCAAGTGCTCGCACAAAATCGAACAGTGACGGGTAAGGTAACAGACCAAGAAACAGGTCAGGGTTTACCAGGCGTTACAGTTTTACTAAAAGGTACATCTACTGGTACGGCAACAGGTGTAGATGGAAATTTCTCACTTTCAGTACCAGCCGCAGGAGGTACACTTCTATTTACTTACATTGGTTTTGACGCTAAAGAAGTAGCTATCAGTAACCAATCAACAGTGAATGTTCAGCTTAATGCATCTTCTACAGAGATATCTGAGGTTGTAGTAGTTGGATATGTAGAGCAGGACGTTAAAAAGATAACAGGTTCTGTTGCTACTGTTAGTGCCGCTAAGATTGAACAAGTTCCAATTGCGACATTCGATCAGATTCTTCAGGGACGTGCTCCAGGTCTTCAGGTATCAGCTGGTTCAGGTCAGCCGGGATCTTCATCAAGAGTACGTATAAGAGGTAACTCATCTATCAATGGTAGCAATGATCCACTTTATATTGTGGATGGTGTTCCTATTGATGCAAACGTATTTGCTACTATAAACCCTAACGACTTTGCATCTATCAACATTTTGAAAGACGCTTCTGCAACTTCACTTTATGGTTCAAGAGCTTCTAATGGAGTTATCCTTGTAACTACTAAGCGTGGTACTGCAGGTAAAACACGTTTGACCTACCGTACACAATATGGTGTTTCTACACCAACTCGTCAGAAATTCGATATGATGAGTACTGCTGAGAAAATTGAGTTCGAGAAGTATTTGTATAGTCAAGGAGTTACAGCTGGTGCTGTTGGTGCTTTCTATGGCAGAACAAAGCTACCTACTACTAATGCTCAATATCTAACAATGGAAGAAGCTGAAGCTGCTATTGCTGAGCTAGGAACAATAAATACGAATTGGTCTGAAGAAATTTTTAGAAATGCAAAAACACAATCTCATGAGGTTAATGCTTCAGGAGGTGATGCTAAAACCAAATTTTATGTTTCTGGTGCCTATTATGAGCAGGAAGGTATTGCATTAAGATCTGACCTAGAACGCTATACTGGTAGAGTAAACATAGACCATGATACACAAGATAAACTTAAATTTGGTTTAAGTTCATCTATGGGTTATTCTAAATCTAATTTCATCGAGTCTGAAGGTGCAGTTAACCTAAACAACCCGTTTGCAGCTGCATACCTTTACAACTCATATGAGAGAATCAAGAACCCTGAAACTGGTAAATACGAGACTCCTGCTACAGGTATCAATGTTTTTGAAAGAACTGAAAATCAGTCAAACACGAATGATGAGATCAAAGGTATAGGTAATGCCTATGCAGAATATGAAGTGTTTAAAGGGCTTACTTTAAAATCACTAGTAGGTATCGACTATCGTTCAAGAACTTTCGATCGTTTGATCAGCCCATTGTCTACAGCAGGCGCTGGTGCTACAGGCGGTCAAGGTAGCTTAAATCAGGCTTCTAACAGACGTGTTAAATTAATCAATACTAACACTGCTAATCTGGTAAGAAGCTTCGGGGACAGACACTATGTGAACTTTGTATTAGGAAACGAGACACTAACTGAAAAGTTCAGAAGTACAACTTATACAGGTTATGGAATTGATCCTAAGCGTCCCGTTGCTGCAGGTATCACGCAAGGTACAACTACAAACGGTTTTATACCTGTAGTAGGAGGTACTCAAACAGAGAACGCCTTAGTTTCTTATTTTGGTAACGGTACTTATACATTAGATGGCCGTTATAACTTCTCAGCAGGTTTAAGACGTGATGGTTCTTCTAAATTTGGTGCTAATAATAAATGGGCTACATTCTACTCGTTAGGTGCCGGTTGGAATATCTCTGATGAAAACTTCATGAAAGGAATTGAGTTTATCAATGATCTTAAGCTACGTGTGAGTTATGGTACATCAGGTAATCAGGATTTAGGTACTAATGCTGATTTCCCTTCATTAGGTCTATTTGGAACTTCTACTTATGAGGGTATTTCAGGTATAGCACCAATTGCTCCAGAAAACCCAGATTTAAAGTGGGAGAAATCAAATAAATTTAACATTGGTTTAGACTATAGCATCCTAGACAGAAGATTATATGGCTCAGTTGATGTTTATAATAACATCACAACTGACTTATTTATCAATACTCAATTGTCAAGAACTTCTGGTTTCACAACACTACAGCGTAACGTAGGTGAAATGAGAAACAGAGGTATCGAAATAGCAATAAGTACAGATATAATCAGAGGTGCTGATTTTAACTGGACAACAACATTAAACTTTGCTTATAACGACAACGAAATTCTTGATCTGTTCCAGGAACGCGAATTCGAGTTAGGTACTTCAATCGTAAGAGAAGGCTTGCCACTAGGTACACATTATGTTCCAACTTGGGCGGGCGTGAACCCTGCTAACGGTGATCCACTCTACTATGATTTAGAAGGTAATGTTACAAATGTGTTCAGTGATGATTATGCTCAGCCACAAGGTACATTCAACCCTCCGATTACTGGTGGTTTTAATAGTACAGTATCTTACAAAGGTTTAGAATTATCAACGTTTTTCTCGTTTGTGCAAGGCAATCAGTTATTTAATAATAATACCTTCTTTATCACGAATCCTAACTTTGCTTCTTTTAACCAATCTCGTGAAATGCTTGAAATTTGGAAGACTCCAGGACAAGTTACTGACATTCAAAGATTAGGTACTGAGAGACAGTTTACTACAAAAGATCTTGAAGATGGTTCTTATTTGAGATTTAGAAATGCGACTCTTGCTTATAATGTACCACAAGATATATCAAGCAAACTTAAATTAGGAAGCGTTAGAGCTTTTGTGCAAGCACAAAACTTATTCACACTAACTAAATTTACAGGTTTCGACCCAGAGCTAGATAACAATATTCAGCAATTCGATTATCCAGTTCCTAGAACTTACACAGTTGGTTTTGACATTGGGTTTTAA
- a CDS encoding RagB/SusD family nutrient uptake outer membrane protein, whose translation MRFNKNITILALAMGLMVSSCEDVIDIKPTDSLVTDIALTDINDFKKALTGTYAATASASYWGGNMIVLNYQLSDNARKSVQNLGEGVQVHSFTYTAGLGEAASAWNAMYSVINRANIIINRIDAIEGTEAEKNQIKGEALALRAMAHFDLVRLFSQRYDYTADASHLGVPIMLESKISSPARNTVKEVYDQVTKDLTDAKVLLAGVTQSPTRITPLAVSALQAKVALYSNNLDEAITYATEALAGKPIAAKNEFAAMWRQGNGNAEAIFKIALPQGAANIGGNFYSVTNDLVSFNPTQDLLDEYGATAEEKAKDVRYTSYYEIVPTRAEPNIVFKYIDKNAAIKGQSDVIILRSADMLLIRAEAYARTNQGDKALADLNTLRAARITGFTPDPESGVGQETGQDLLNAIFTERRKELAFEGDRFFDLKRRNEAIVRGADCNSTSCTLPADDLRFAFPIPQSEIYANPNIEQNEAYK comes from the coding sequence ATGAGATTTAATAAAAATATAACTATTCTTGCCCTAGCAATGGGCCTGATGGTTTCATCCTGCGAGGATGTGATAGATATTAAGCCTACAGACTCATTGGTAACTGATATCGCTTTAACAGATATCAATGACTTCAAAAAGGCTTTAACAGGTACTTATGCAGCAACTGCATCTGCTAGCTACTGGGGTGGCAACATGATCGTTCTTAATTATCAGCTTAGTGATAATGCAAGGAAATCAGTTCAAAATCTTGGAGAAGGTGTGCAGGTACACAGCTTTACTTACACAGCTGGTCTGGGTGAAGCTGCAAGCGCTTGGAACGCTATGTATAGCGTAATTAACAGAGCTAACATAATCATCAACAGAATTGATGCTATTGAAGGAACTGAGGCAGAGAAAAATCAAATTAAAGGAGAAGCGCTTGCTTTAAGAGCAATGGCACACTTTGATCTTGTTCGTTTGTTCTCGCAACGGTACGACTATACAGCTGATGCAAGTCATCTAGGTGTTCCAATCATGTTGGAGTCTAAAATTTCATCTCCTGCTCGTAACACAGTTAAAGAAGTATACGACCAAGTAACGAAAGATCTGACTGATGCAAAAGTATTACTCGCTGGAGTTACACAAAGCCCAACAAGAATAACTCCACTTGCAGTGTCTGCATTACAAGCGAAAGTTGCACTATATAGTAATAACCTTGATGAAGCTATTACATATGCTACTGAAGCACTTGCAGGTAAGCCAATTGCTGCTAAAAATGAATTCGCAGCAATGTGGAGACAAGGAAATGGTAACGCTGAAGCAATATTTAAGATTGCACTTCCTCAAGGCGCTGCAAACATTGGTGGTAACTTCTACAGCGTAACTAATGACCTAGTTTCATTTAACCCGACACAGGATCTTTTAGATGAATATGGTGCAACTGCAGAGGAAAAAGCTAAAGATGTAAGATATACATCTTATTATGAAATAGTTCCTACTAGAGCTGAGCCTAATATAGTGTTTAAGTACATTGATAAAAATGCAGCTATTAAAGGGCAAAGTGATGTTATCATCCTTAGATCTGCTGATATGCTACTTATAAGAGCTGAAGCTTATGCAAGAACGAATCAAGGTGATAAAGCTCTAGCCGACCTAAACACATTAAGAGCTGCTCGTATCACTGGTTTCACTCCAGATCCTGAATCAGGAGTTGGTCAGGAAACTGGACAGGATCTTCTCAATGCGATTTTTACTGAAAGAAGAAAAGAGCTTGCTTTTGAAGGTGACAGATTCTTCGATCTTAAGAGAAGAAATGAAGCAATAGTGAGAGGTGCAGATTGCAATTCTACTAGCTGTACTCTTCCTGCTGATGACCTGAGATTTGCATTTCCTATTCCACAGAGTGAGATATATGCTAATCCAAACATAGAACAGAACGAAGCTTATAAATAG